GTTCCAGAAGCACCGGCCGCGCCCGGGCCATGGCCTCCTTGAAGGCCAGGGAGCCCGCGATCTTGAACGCCAGTTCGGAGCTGTCCACCTCGTGGTAGGAACCGTCCACCAGCCGCACGCGGACGTCCACCACCGGATACCCGGCCAGGACCCCGGTCTCGGCCGCCTCGCGGACGCCGGCCTCCACCGCCGGGATGAACTCCCGGGGAATGACGCCGCCGGTGATCTCATCCACGAACTCGATCCCCGATCCGCGGGGCAGCGGCTCCAGGATGATCACCACGTGGCCGTACTGGCCGCGGCCACCGGTCTGCCGGATGTACCGACCCTCGGCCTGGGCCGCCTGCCGGATGGTCTCCTTATAGGCGACCTGGGGACGACCCACGTTCGCCTGGACCCCGAACTCCCGCTGCATGCGGTCCACAATGATCTCCAGGTGCAGCTCCCCCATGCCCGCGATCAGGGTCTGGCCGGTCTCGGGGTCGTAGCGCACCCGGAAGGTGGGGTCCTCTTCGGCCAGCTTGGCCAGGGCCAGGCTGAGCTTCTCCTCGTCGGCGCGGGTCTTGGGCTCCACCGCCACGGCGATGACGGGCTCGGGGAAGTGCATCGCCTCCAGGACGATGGGGTGGTTCTCATCGCACAGGGTGTCGCCGGTGGTGGTCTCCCGCAGTCCCACCGCCGCCACCACGTTGCCGGCCGTGGCCTCGGGGATGTCCTCCCGGTGGTTGGCGTGCATCTGGAGGATGCGGCTGACCCGCTCCTTTCTGCCCCGGGTGGCGTTGTAGACATACGACCCGGCCTTCAGGGTCCCCGAGTACACCCGGAAGTAGGTGAGCTTGCCCACGTAGGGGTCGGTGACGATCTTGAACGCCAGGGCGCAGAAGGGCTCCGCGGGGTCCGGACGGCGGCGTACCACCTCCCGGGTCACGGGATGCCAGCCCTCCACCGCCTGCATGTCCAGGGGCGAGGGCAGGTAGTCCACCACCGCGTCCAGCAGCGGCTGCACGCCTTTGTTGCGGAACGACGACCCGGCCAGCACCGGCACCAGCCGGTAGGACAGGGTGCCCAGGCGCAGCCCGCGGCGGATCTCCTCCTCGGAGAGGGTGTGGCCGTCCAGATACCGGGCCATCAGCTCGTCGTCCATCTCGGCCACGGCCTCCAGCAGCCGCTCCCGCCACTCCTCGGCCATCTCCCGCAGGTCGGCCGGGATGTCGGTCTCGTCGGAGCGGGTGCCCAGGTCGTCCAGGTAGAGGATCGACTTCATCCGGACCAGGTCCACCACGCCCTGGAAGGTGTCCTCCACGCCCACCGGCAGCTGAACCGGCACCGCCCGGGCGCCCAGGCGCTCCTGCACCATGCGCACCGTCCGCAGGAAGTCGGCGCCGGTGCGGTCCATCTTGTTCACGTAGACGATGCGGGGCACCCGGTACCGGTCTGCCTGCCGCCAGACGGTCTCCGACTGGGGCTGGACGCCCTCCACGGCGCTGAGGATGACCACGGCGCCGTCCAGGACCCGGAGCGACCGTTCCACCTCCACGGTGAAGTCCACGTGGCCGGGGGTGTCGATGATGTTGATCCGGTGCCCCCGCCACATGCAGGTGGTGGCGGCGGAGGTGATGGTGATCCCCCGCTCGCGCTCCTGGACCATCCAGTCCATGGTCGCCGAGCCCTCGTCCACCTCACCGATGCGGTGCACCCGACCCGTGTAGAAGAGAATGCGCTCGGTGGTCGTCGTCTTGCCCGCATCGATGTGGGCGACGATGCCGATGTTCCGGATTTTGTCCATGGGCACGTCCATCATGGCACCTCACGGCGGGTCCCCGCCGGGCACCCGCCCGGCCGCTACCCCGACCCGCCGACCGATCCTACCACCGGTAGTGGGCGAACGCCTTGTTGGCCTCCGCCATCCGGTGCGTGTCCTCCTTTTTCTTCACGGCTCCACCCTGGCCGGCGGCCGCGTCCAGAATCTCGGCCGCCAGCCTGTCCACCATGGTGCGCTTGTCTTTGCGCGCCCGGGCGTACTCCACCAGCCAGCGCAGCCCCAGGGACAGCCGGCGCTCGGGCCGCACCTCGATGGGCACCTGGTAGGTGGCCCCGCCCACCCGCCGCGGCCGCACCTCCAGGACCGGCATGACGTTGTGGAGCGCCCGGTCCAGCACCTTCACCGGGTCCTGGCCGGACTTCTCCCGGATCTGGTCGAAGGCCGTGTACACGATCCGCTCGGCCAGGCTCTTCTTGCCGCGCATCATCACCTTGTTGATCAGCCTGTGCACCACCACGTTGTTGTAGACCGGGTCGGGCCCGATCTCCCGCCGTGGCGCCGGTCCCTTCCTGGGCATGGCTCTCCCCCGCCTACTGCTTGGGGCGCTTGGCCCCGTACTTGCTGCGCCCCTGACGGCGGCCTTCCACGCCGGCCGCGTCCAGGGCGCCCCGGATGATGTGGTACCGGATCCCCGGGAGGTCCGGCACCCGCCCGCCGCGGATGAGCACCACCGAGTGCTCCTGCAGGTTGTGGCCGATGCCGGGGATGTAGGCGGTCACCTCCATCCCGTTGGTCAGCCGGACCCGCGCAATCTTCCGCAGCGCCGAGTTGGGCTTCTTGGGCGTCATGGTGCGGACCTGGATGCACACCCCGCGCTTCTGCGGGTTGCCCTCCAGGGCCGGCGACTTGGTCTTGGCCCGAACCCGGTGCCGGCCGTGACGCACAAGCTGACTGATGGTGGGCATCTCTCGTCCCCACCTCCATCCTCACGTCATTCCTGCGGAGCCGCGGGCGCACAGCGGCCGCGGCGTCGGTCCCGCCCGGCGCCTGCATGCCCGTGGCCCCGACTCATCTCGTTGACCCGTCGCGCCTGTGCGGGCGCGGCGGACCCGCTGGAGACGCTGCGCCATACGCGGCACCGGAGGCCGGTGCCCTGCGGCGCACGCCAGGGGCCGCCTCAGGCCGGCGGCCCCGTCCGCGGCCCGGCCGGGGGACCCCCGGCGGGGCCGCCTAGGGGGGAGACAGGATCGCGGCGGCCGACGCGCCCACGGCGATCCCGCAGGCGCGTCCCAGTTCCCGCATCGAGGCCACTTCCACGACCTCCACGCCCCGATCCCGGGCAGCAGCCAGGACCCCGTCCACCACCCGCCGATCGGCGTCCCGGGCCACGAACACCACCCGGGCCCGGCCCTTGCCGATCGCCTTCGCCGTCTGATTGGCCCCCACGGCCCTGAACTCCGCAGTCCGCAGGCGCTCCAGCGCCTCGGTCTCCTGCGTCATCGTTCCGCCACTCCACGCATTCGCCGGGCCCCGTCCGGGACCCGGCGCAGGCACTCAGCGATTGTAGCATCCGTCCGGGACGGTGTCCAGATGGGGTCCTGGGAGGGCAGGCCGGCACAGGACGGGGGGCGGAACCCCGAGCGGGCCCGCCCCCCTTTTCCCTCTTCCCTCTTCCCTNNNNNNNNNNNNNNNNNNNNNNNNNNNNNN
The sequence above is a segment of the Armatimonadota bacterium genome. Coding sequences within it:
- the fusA gene encoding elongation factor G: MMDVPMDKIRNIGIVAHIDAGKTTTTERILFYTGRVHRIGEVDEGSATMDWMVQERERGITITSAATTCMWRGHRINIIDTPGHVDFTVEVERSLRVLDGAVVILSAVEGVQPQSETVWRQADRYRVPRIVYVNKMDRTGADFLRTVRMVQERLGARAVPVQLPVGVEDTFQGVVDLVRMKSILYLDDLGTRSDETDIPADLREMAEEWRERLLEAVAEMDDELMARYLDGHTLSEEEIRRGLRLGTLSYRLVPVLAGSSFRNKGVQPLLDAVVDYLPSPLDMQAVEGWHPVTREVVRRRPDPAEPFCALAFKIVTDPYVGKLTYFRVYSGTLKAGSYVYNATRGRKERVSRILQMHANHREDIPEATAGNVVAAVGLRETTTGDTLCDENHPIVLEAMHFPEPVIAVAVEPKTRADEEKLSLALAKLAEEDPTFRVRYDPETGQTLIAGMGELHLEIIVDRMQREFGVQANVGRPQVAYKETIRQAAQAEGRYIRQTGGRGQYGHVVIILEPLPRGSGIEFVDEITGGVIPREFIPAVEAGVREAAETGVLAGYPVVDVRVRLVDGSYHEVDSSELAFKIAGSLAFKEAMARARPVLLEPVMKVEVLTPEAYMGDVIGDLNARRGRIEGIEQQGSLRVVRALVPLAEMFGYATALRSVSQGRATYTMEPSHYEEVPPSIAEEVRGRVRVGARA
- the rpsG gene encoding 30S ribosomal protein S7, coding for MPRKGPAPRREIGPDPVYNNVVVHRLINKVMMRGKKSLAERIVYTAFDQIREKSGQDPVKVLDRALHNVMPVLEVRPRRVGGATYQVPIEVRPERRLSLGLRWLVEYARARKDKRTMVDRLAAEILDAAAGQGGAVKKKEDTHRMAEANKAFAHYRW
- the rpsL gene encoding 30S ribosomal protein S12, whose translation is MPTISQLVRHGRHRVRAKTKSPALEGNPQKRGVCIQVRTMTPKKPNSALRKIARVRLTNGMEVTAYIPGIGHNLQEHSVVLIRGGRVPDLPGIRYHIIRGALDAAGVEGRRQGRSKYGAKRPKQ
- a CDS encoding ribosomal L7Ae/L30e/S12e/Gadd45 family protein; this encodes MTQETEALERLRTAEFRAVGANQTAKAIGKGRARVVFVARDADRRVVDGVLAAARDRGVEVVEVASMRELGRACGIAVGASAAAILSPP